From Lepus europaeus isolate LE1 chromosome 3, mLepTim1.pri, whole genome shotgun sequence, a single genomic window includes:
- the LOC133756906 gene encoding cysteine-rich secretory protein 2, translating to MRTNTMALFPVVLFLVTVLLPSLPTEGKDPAFTALLTTQTQVQKEIVNKHNELRKAVSPSASNMLKMEWSREATVNAQKWANKCTLEHSDPEDRKTSTKCGENLYMSSDPTSWSDAIQNWFDESQYFTYGVGPKSPHAIVGHYTQLVWYSSYRVGCGIAFCPNQDNLRYYYVCQYCPAGNNVNRKNTPYQQGIPCASCPGHCENGLCTNSCEFEDLLSNCGSLKNTAGCEHELLKEKCKATCLCEDKIY from the exons CAATGGCTTTATTCCCAGTGGTGTTGTTTCTGGTTACTGTGCTGCTTCCATCTTTACCCACTGAAGGAAAG GATCCAGCTTTTACTGCTTTGTTAACCACCCAAACACAAGTGCAAAAGGAGATTGTAAACAAACACAATGAGCTAAGGAAagcagtctctccctctgccagcaACATGCTGAAGATG GAATGGAGCAGAGAAGCAACAGTAAATGCTCAAAAGTGGGCAAATAAGTGCACTTTAGAGCACAGTGACCCAGAGGACCGAAAAACCA GTACAAAATGTGGTGAGAATCTCTACATGTCTAGTGACCCTACTTCCTGGTCAGATGCAATCCAAAACTGGTTTGATGAGAGCCAATATTTTACCTATGGTGTAGGACCAAAGAGTCCCCATGCAATTGTTGGACATTATACTCAG CTTGTTTGGTACTCATCTTACCGTGTTGGATGTGGAATTGCCTTCTGTCCCAATCAAGATAACCTCAGATATTACTACGTTTGCCAATATTGCCCTGC agGGAATAATGTGAATAGAAAGAATACTCCTTACCAACAAGGAATACCTTGTGCCAGTTGCCCTGGTCACTGTGAGAACGGCCTTTGTA CCAATAGCTGCGAGTTTGAAGATCTCCTTAGTAACTGTGGCTCCTTGAAGAATACAGCTGGCTGTGAACATGAATTACTCAAGGAGAAATGCAAAGCTACTTGCTTATGTGAAGACAAAATTTACTAA